The following proteins come from a genomic window of Rutidosis leptorrhynchoides isolate AG116_Rl617_1_P2 chromosome 10, CSIRO_AGI_Rlap_v1, whole genome shotgun sequence:
- the LOC139870952 gene encoding protein TPX2-like, protein MASQKKKDVHQTESKKQETARRIASAVKNPSSLKSKTQSQAKCVRTPATLRRDTNQINKDGVTCNLALENQAIKRKKLEGRKTRQISNVKTHILPHKARPGVVNGSNSNVTTPSRSRTMYIRDPSAVPFVSMAEMMRKFQSGTRDLNLPPRPSSISHGGVSQVMQRKPKLKLTRPKEPAFETSQRVRSVKLKSSAEIEEEMMAKIPKFKARPVNRKILEAFIISRWDRAQLGCILRTLASFHDCSGLSVSVCKSPLYGVGVSDIELAFYFICRVL, encoded by the exons ATGGCTTCTCAAAAGAAAAAAGATGTTCATCAAACAGAGTCAAAGAAGCAAGAGACAGCCAGAAGAATTGCTAGTGCAGTGAAGAATCCATCTTCACTTAAATCGAAAACTCAATCACAAGCTAAATGCGTTAGAACACCAGCTACTTTGCGAAG GGATACAAATCAAATAAATAAGGATGGTGTTACTTGTAATCTTGCTCTGGAAAATCAAGCCATAAAGAGGAAGAAACTTGAAGGACGAAAAACTAGACAG ATTTCGAATGTCAAAACACATATTTTGCCCCACAAAGCAAGACCAGGTGTTGTCAATGGTAGCAATTCTAATGTAACGACCCCATCAAGATCTAGAACG ATGTACATTCGTGATCCCTCAGCGGTTCCGTTTGTCTCGATGGCTGAAATGATGAGAAAGTTCCAATCTGGCACAAGGGATCTGAATCTACCCCCTCGCCCTTCTTCGATTTCacat GGTGGTGTTAGTCAAGTTATGCAAAGAAAGCCTAAATTGAAACTGACCAGACCCAAAGAACCAGCTTTTGAAACATCTCAGCGTGTTCGCTCAGTTAAACTCAAGAGCTCAGCAGAAATCGAAGAGGAAATGATGGCTAAAATTCCCAAATTTAAGGCCCGACCCGTTAATCGCAAG ATACTTGAAGCTTTCATTATTTCTAGATGGGATAGAGCACAACTTGGTTGTATCCTGAGAACTCTTGCGTCATTTCATGATTGTTCGGGCCTCTCGGTCAGCGTTTGTAAGTCACCGCTATATGGGGTAGGAGTGTCAGACATAGAGTTGGCATTTTACTTCATTTGCAGGGTGCTCTAA
- the LOC139870951 gene encoding protein TPX2-like, with the protein MGLPLNGTVKPSCLILLAPQKASQKTMFEIKLISFNQLAIMEDTGDVMIDVDYEFSAPKFFDFILGETEDQIHEAQLWFDTALTYAPSPFMHKVKTTRAFELDSICDFTQTEASQSAIIEHDRTGANENLTSNAATDQNSDFPSNLDHDPTGSNENVTSNAATDRNAEFPLNQLCSVKKTDKEIKKDDEQTKTEKGTNNSQVTEAYTPKPPMASQKKKDVHQTESKKQETARRIASAVKNPSSLKSKTQSQAKCVRTPATLRRDTNQINKVGVTCNLALENQAIKRQKLEGGKTRQILNVKTQILPHKARPGVVNGNNSSVATPSGSRKGERKMYVRDPASVPFVSMAEMMRKFQSGTRDLNLPPRPSSISHGDVSQVMQRKPKLKLTKPKEPAFETSQRVRSVKLKSSAEIEEEMMAKIPKFKARPVNRKILEAPTLPAMKRSIPQIPQFQEFHLETMERANQNAETSTVASTETAPQIHQWKPHLTTPKTPPLQTLLRARPPTIKTTEELEQEELKKAPKFKARPLNKKIFESKGELGLFRNKKRQVTVPQEFHFAIDERIPPPASNVADLFDKLSLCSDSHNPKPIPRNTAPSPFHLHTEERGAEKEKRFVMEIIHKQIEDEQARIPKAMPYPYTTDYPVVPPKPEPKQCTKPEPFQLESLVRHEEEIQREMEERRRLEDEEARMRLFKAQPIPKEDPIPVPEKVRIPLTEVQEFDLQVEHRAVDRADFEKKIKEKEMLYKRYRDEAESAKLMEEEKALKQLRRTMVPPARPVPNFNKPFVPQRSSKGVTKPRSPRLKIAERRKIVVTAATSGAASNMR; encoded by the exons ATGGGCTTGCCCTTAAATGGTACTGTTAAACCTTCTTGTTTAATACTTCTAGCGCCACAAAAAGCGTCACAAAAGACAATGTTTGAG ATCAAATTGATATCTTTTAATCAACTGGCGATTATGGAGGATACAGGAGATGTAATGATTGACGTTGATTACGAGTTTTCTGCACCCAAATTCTTTGATTTCATTCTAGGGGAAACTGAAGATCAAATTCATGAAGCGCAGCTTTGGTTTGATACGGCTCTTACTTACGCTCCTTCAC CTTTTATGCACAAGGTCAAGACTACAAGAGCCTTTGAATTGGATAGTATTTGTGATTTTACTCAAACAGAAGCGTCTCAGAGTGCAATAATTGAGCATGATCGAACTGGCGCTAACGAAAATTTAACCTCAAACGCTGCAACAGATCAAAATAGTGATTTTCCTTCCAATCTTGATCATGATCCTACAGGCAGCAACGAAAATGTAACCTCAAATGCCGCAACTGATAGAAATGCTGAATTCCCTCTCAATCAG TTATGTTCCGTTAAGAAGACGGACAAAGAAATCAAGAAAGATGATGAACAAACTAAGACGGAAAAAGGCACAAACAATTCTCAAG TAACTGAAGCATACACCCCAAAACCACCAATGGCTTCTCAAAAGAAGAAAGATGTTCATCAAACAGAGTCAAAGAAGCAAGAGACAGCCAGAAGAATTGCTAGTGCAGTGAAGAATCCATCTTCACTTAAATCGAAAACTCAATCACAAGCTAAATGCGTTAGAACACCAGCTACTTTGCGAAG GGATACAAATCAAATAAATAAGGTTGGTGTTACTTGTAATCTTGCTCTGGAAAACCAAGCCATAAAGAGGCAGAAACTTGAAGGAGGAAAAACTAGACAG ATTTTGAATGTCAAAACACAAATTTTGCCCCATAAAGCAAGACCAGGTGTTGTCAATGGCAACAATTCTAGTGTAGCCACCCCATCAGGATCTAGAAAGGGAGAAAGAAAG ATGTATGTTCGTGATCCCGCATCGGTTCCGTTTGTTTCTATGGCTGAAATGATGAGAAAGTTTCAATCTGGCACAAGGGATCTGAATCTGCCCCCTCGCCCTTCTTCGATTTCacat GGTGACGTTAGTCAAGTGATGCAAAGAAAGCCTAAATTGAAGCTGACCAAACCGAAAGAACCAGCTTTTGAAACATCTCAGCGTGTCCGCTCTGTTAAACTCAAGAGTTCAGCAGAGATCGAGGAAGAAATGATGGCTAAAATTCCCAAATTTAAGGCACGTCCCGTTAATCGCAAG ATACTTGAGGCTCCAACATTACCTGCAATGAAGAGGAGTATACCTCAGATTCCACAATTTCAAGAATTTCACTTGGAAACAATGGAAAGGGCAAATCAGAATGCTGAAACTTCAACCGTTGCGTCAACAGAAACTGCCCCTCAG ATTCATCAATGGAAGCCTCATCTTACGACACCTAAAACACCCCCACTGCAGACATTATTAAGAGCACGACCTCCTACGATCAAAACTACCGAAGAACTTGAACAAGAAGAGCTTAAGAAAGCACCCAAATTTAAGGCCAGACCTTTGAACAAAAAG ATATTTGAAAGTAAAGGCGAGTTGGGTCTGTTTCGTAACAAAAAACGACAAGTCACAGTGCCTCAAGAATTTCACTTTGCAATCGACGAAAGAATTCCACCTCCAGCTTCTAATGTTGCTGACTTGTTCGATAAG CTTTCACTGTGCTCGGATTCGCATAATCCGAAACCAATTCCTCGGAACACCGCACCTAGTCCTTTCCATCTGCACACCGAGGAGAGAGGTGCAGAGAAAGAAAAGCGATTCGTGATGGAAATTATCCACAAGCAAATAGAAGACGAGCAGGCTCGAATTCCCAAAGCCATGCCATATCCTTATACTACTGATTACCCTGTG GTTCCTCCAAAACCTGAGCCAAAACAGTGCACCAAACCCGAACCGTTCCAGCTCGAGAGTTTGGTACGGCACGAAGAAGAAATACAACGCGAGATGGAAGAACGAAGGAGGTTGGAAGATGAAGAAGCGAGAATGAGATTGTTCAAGGCTCAACCGATACCAAAAGA GGATCCGATTCCTGTTCCTGAGAAAGTTCGCATACCTTTGACTGAAGTTCAGGAATTCGATCTACAGGTGGAACATCGAGCAGTAGATAGAGCTGATtttgaaaagaaaataaaagagaaAGAGATGTTGTACAAAAGATACCGAGACGAAGCTGAGTCAGCAAAGTTG ATGGAAGAAGAGAAAGCTTTGAAGCAACTAAGAAGGACTATGGTTCCACCCGCAAGGCCGGTGCCTAATTTCAACAAACCTTTCGTACCCCAAAG GTCATCAAAAGGAGTTACAAAACCAAGATCACCAAGATTAAAGATAGCTGAAAGAAGAAAGATTGTGGTGACTGCAGCAACTTCTGGTGCAGCATCAAACATGAGATGA